A single region of the Phycisphaerae bacterium RAS1 genome encodes:
- the yghB gene encoding Inner membrane protein YghB has protein sequence MDWLKQLFDLFLHLDDTLGRVIAEYQGWTYVLLALVIFAETGLVFTPFLPGDSLHFTVGAFAGMEKLDIRVTFPLLLGAAILGNTSNYWIGKFLGPRILRSASSRFFNRRHLERTHAFYEKHGGMTIILAQFVPIVRTFAPFVAGIGAMTYRRFIAFNIVGALLWVSICMFAGYFFGSIPVVKNNFELVVLGIIAVSLLPAVIEFLRHRAARPRGEAA, from the coding sequence ATGGACTGGCTCAAGCAGCTCTTCGACCTGTTTCTGCACCTGGACGACACGCTCGGCCGCGTCATCGCCGAGTACCAGGGTTGGACGTACGTTCTGCTGGCGCTGGTCATTTTCGCCGAGACGGGGCTGGTCTTCACCCCCTTTCTACCGGGCGACTCGCTGCATTTCACGGTCGGCGCTTTCGCCGGAATGGAGAAGCTGGACATCCGCGTGACGTTTCCGCTTCTGCTGGGCGCCGCAATCCTGGGGAATACGTCGAACTACTGGATCGGCAAGTTCCTCGGCCCGCGCATCCTGCGAAGCGCCAGCTCGCGCTTCTTCAACCGCCGCCATCTCGAGCGGACGCACGCGTTCTATGAAAAGCACGGCGGGATGACGATTATCCTGGCGCAGTTCGTGCCGATCGTGCGGACGTTCGCGCCGTTCGTGGCCGGCATCGGGGCGATGACCTACCGGCGCTTCATCGCGTTCAACATCGTCGGGGCGCTCTTGTGGGTGTCGATCTGCATGTTCGCCGGTTATTTCTTCGGAAGCATCCCGGTGGTCAAGAACAATTTCGAGCTGGTCGTGCTCGGGATCATCGCCGTTTCGTTGCTGCCGGCGGTGATCGAGTTTCTGCGGCACCGCGCCGCGCGGCCGCGCGGCGAGGCGGCGTAA
- a CDS encoding Immunoglobulin I-set domain protein, which yields MSAPVARNLLVTLTLTLIVPVAIAADLFFELPISASAEVGVKRVRIVQLDSAALPRQGGDGSVALSLNLFDDVALHARPTVVERSDAGLHMVGRIENRPHGTFSLSIVGDQIVGDINLPAEDEVYRLRPMAEGPIRVEQLDLSAILPCGQLSLPPPGVAPILPSGAGHASESGARGDEPPLVDVLVVYTPSARNYWGGTATTLATIRTWALDTNQYYVNSTVNARIRLVHMQEVAYTESGSSSSDLSFLTNFDDTIDEVHTLRGEHGADMVVMLTNVGDVCGIGWLYTGGADRAFSITSVRCLSLTFAHELGHNFGCCHDRANAGGGCFNSQSYGWRFNGQGGTLWRTIMAYAPGTRIGYFSNPNINYDGIPTGTNGEYNARTIGLTAPTVSTYLNAAPFDDCNQNLIADDLDIIAGAGSDVNGNGILDACDDSFSGWNQLSTAPGDPPARNQHALARDTARDAVVLFGGQNGANLGDTWEWTAAGGWQQRAGGGPSPRQGHGLAFDDQRDRTVLFGGFDGAFSGQTWEWDGSSWTQSPVSGPSPRRDSPLAFDAARGQIVLLGGFNGGNLDDTWTYDGAAWTLRNPPNPRPSPRRGHALAYDSARDVVLLFGGTNGSQILGDLWQWNGAEWSQLAPGGGPNSPAAAFAAMAFDDSRGVAVLSGGTTASGSSSQTWEWNGMSWSLRSSGTPGARTEAAMAYDESRGVTLLFGGFSGGPAGDTWELRRREPVITQQPTNQRVCEGSGFTLSIAATSGISYPLSYQWYKDGFPLLGGTGPVYSTGFSGVGTPGEYTCVVSNLYGSATSDAVHVDLDHPVQITLVSPFPGQTVCAGDPATFWVTASGSSQLQYQWRKGSTDIAGANGGSYTIPSVALADAGLYRVLVTSQCGPLLSPSVSLDVRPCGDANCDGSVNVLDINAFVLALQDADAYAQQYPSCPIENADMNGDERVDVLDINPFVARLSGG from the coding sequence ATGAGCGCGCCAGTTGCTCGCAACCTTCTTGTCACGCTTACACTCACGCTGATCGTGCCCGTGGCGATCGCCGCCGACCTGTTCTTCGAGCTTCCGATCTCCGCATCCGCGGAAGTGGGCGTGAAGCGCGTTCGAATCGTCCAGCTCGATAGCGCCGCCCTTCCCCGGCAGGGCGGCGATGGGTCCGTCGCGCTCTCGCTGAACCTGTTTGATGACGTGGCCCTGCACGCGCGACCGACGGTCGTCGAGCGCTCCGACGCCGGGCTGCACATGGTCGGCCGGATCGAAAACCGGCCGCACGGGACGTTCTCGCTCAGCATCGTCGGCGACCAGATCGTTGGAGATATCAACCTCCCGGCGGAAGACGAGGTCTATCGCCTGCGCCCGATGGCGGAGGGGCCGATTCGGGTCGAGCAGCTCGACCTCTCGGCGATTCTGCCGTGCGGGCAATTGTCTCTCCCGCCGCCGGGGGTGGCGCCGATCCTTCCGTCCGGCGCCGGTCATGCTTCGGAAAGCGGAGCGCGCGGCGACGAGCCGCCGCTGGTGGACGTGCTCGTCGTTTACACGCCTTCGGCCCGCAATTACTGGGGCGGGACGGCCACTACGCTGGCGACCATCCGCACCTGGGCGCTGGACACGAACCAGTACTACGTCAACAGCACGGTCAACGCCCGCATCCGCCTGGTGCACATGCAGGAGGTCGCCTACACCGAATCGGGCAGCAGCTCCAGTGATCTTTCCTTCCTGACGAACTTCGACGACACGATCGACGAGGTGCACACGCTGCGCGGCGAGCACGGGGCGGACATGGTCGTCATGCTCACCAACGTCGGCGACGTGTGCGGCATTGGCTGGCTCTACACCGGCGGCGCCGATCGCGCCTTCAGCATCACCAGCGTTCGCTGCCTCAGCCTCACGTTCGCCCACGAACTGGGCCACAACTTCGGCTGCTGCCACGACCGCGCCAACGCCGGCGGCGGCTGCTTCAACAGCCAGTCCTATGGCTGGCGGTTCAACGGGCAGGGCGGCACACTGTGGCGGACGATCATGGCGTACGCGCCCGGGACGCGCATCGGATATTTCTCCAACCCGAATATCAACTATGACGGAATCCCCACCGGTACGAACGGCGAATACAACGCCCGGACGATCGGGCTGACCGCGCCGACCGTCAGCACGTATCTGAACGCGGCGCCGTTTGACGACTGCAACCAGAACCTCATCGCCGACGACCTCGACATCATCGCCGGGGCCGGCAGCGACGTGAACGGCAACGGCATCCTCGACGCCTGCGACGACAGCTTCAGCGGCTGGAACCAGCTTTCGACGGCGCCCGGCGACCCGCCCGCCCGCAATCAGCATGCGCTCGCGCGCGACACGGCGCGCGACGCCGTCGTGCTCTTCGGCGGCCAGAACGGCGCCAACCTCGGCGACACGTGGGAGTGGACCGCGGCGGGTGGTTGGCAGCAGCGCGCCGGCGGCGGCCCTTCGCCGCGCCAGGGACACGGACTGGCCTTCGACGATCAGCGCGACCGAACGGTCCTCTTTGGCGGGTTTGACGGAGCGTTCAGCGGGCAGACGTGGGAATGGGATGGTTCGTCGTGGACGCAGTCGCCCGTCAGCGGTCCGTCGCCGCGGCGCGACTCGCCGCTTGCGTTTGACGCGGCTCGCGGGCAGATCGTGCTGCTGGGCGGCTTCAACGGCGGCAACCTCGACGACACGTGGACCTACGATGGCGCCGCCTGGACGCTGCGCAACCCGCCCAACCCGCGCCCCAGCCCGCGCCGCGGCCACGCCCTGGCGTACGACAGCGCCCGCGACGTTGTGCTGCTCTTCGGCGGCACGAACGGCTCGCAAATCCTGGGAGACCTCTGGCAGTGGAACGGTGCGGAGTGGTCGCAACTGGCCCCCGGCGGCGGCCCGAATTCCCCCGCGGCAGCGTTCGCCGCAATGGCTTTCGACGACTCGCGCGGCGTCGCGGTGCTCTCGGGCGGCACGACCGCCAGCGGTTCATCATCACAGACCTGGGAATGGAATGGAATGAGCTGGTCGTTGCGCAGCTCCGGCACGCCCGGCGCGCGGACCGAGGCGGCGATGGCCTACGACGAGTCCCGCGGCGTGACGCTGCTCTTCGGCGGGTTCTCCGGCGGCCCGGCCGGCGACACGTGGGAACTGCGGCGGCGTGAGCCTGTCATCACGCAGCAGCCGACCAATCAGCGCGTCTGCGAGGGCAGCGGCTTTACGCTCTCGATCGCCGCGACCAGCGGAATTTCGTATCCGCTTTCTTACCAGTGGTACAAGGACGGCTTCCCGCTGTTGGGTGGAACGGGTCCGGTCTACAGCACGGGCTTTTCCGGCGTGGGCACGCCCGGCGAATACACGTGCGTTGTGTCCAATCTATACGGCTCCGCGACCAGCGACGCGGTTCACGTCGATCTCGATCACCCGGTTCAGATCACGCTCGTCTCGCCCTTTCCCGGACAGACCGTGTGCGCCGGCGACCCGGCCACGTTCTGGGTGACGGCCAGTGGATCGAGCCAGCTTCAATACCAGTGGCGCAAGGGGAGCACGGACATTGCCGGCGCGAACGGCGGGAGCTACACGATCCCGTCGGTGGCGCTCGCCGACGCCGGCCTGTACCGCGTGCTCGTCACCAGTCAATGCGGCCCGCTGCTGAGCCCGAGCGTCTCGCTGGATGTGAGACCCTGCGGCGACGCCAACTGTGACGGCAGCGTGAACGTGCTCGACATCAACGCGTTCGTGCTTGCCCTGCAGGACGCCGATGCGTACGCGCAGCAGTATCCCTCCTGTCCGATCGAAAACGCGGACATGAACGGGGATGAGCGCGTGGACGTGCTGGATATCAACCCGTTCGTGGCCCGGCTCTCGGGGGGCTGA
- the daip_2 gene encoding Dispase autolysis-inducing protein precursor, with protein MMVAMSLFCFRSIVVLLLLSAPVLAEEPPASAPASEPADKGGLSAETLAGLKFRCIGPAFTSGRVADFAVHPQNRSTYYVAVASGGVWKTTNAGVTYAPIFDAQGSYSIGCLALDPKNPNVIWVGTGENNSQRSVAFGDGVYRSRDGGKNWENLGLRESEHIGMISIDPRDSDVVYVAAQGPLWRSGPERGLYKTTDGGKSWRKILDISADTGVNEIHIHPADPDTLFATAYQRRRHVWTLIDGGPESALYKSGDGGETWRKITAGLPNVDLGRIGLDIAPGNPDIVYAIVEAAEGKSGTYRSSDRGETWDKRSDYVSSSPQYYNEFVCDPADADHVYSLDTWLMETLDGGKTFRRVRNTNRHVDDHALWIDPKDPAYMLIGCDGGIYESFDRGENWRHMHHLPVTQFYRVTVDNSAPFYYVYGGTQDNNTVGGPSRTTDRIGIANEHWFVTCGGDGFETQVDPEDPNIVYSQSQNGGLVRFDRRSGEGVDIRPREKPGDAGLRWNWDSPLIISPHNRKRLYFASNILYRSEDQGGGWTAVSPDLTRQLDRNQLLVMGRIQNVDAVAKSNSTSFYGNCVSLCESPVVEGLIYVGTDDGLVQVTEDGGTNWRKIDTFPGVPLMTYVSCLRASRHAPDTVYASFDNHKNGDFKPYLLKSADRGKTWTSVAGNLPPRDTVYSIAEDHVSESLLFVGTEFGVYCTVDGGEKWHKLKGGLPTIAVRDIDIQARENDLALATFGRGFYILDDYSPLRQLSPEKLKEDAALMPVKDALAYIEANRLGSPNGKGWMGASYYAAANPPFGATITYYLKEKLQSRKEKRKEEEKKAAKEGRTPPYPTLDELRAEDQEREPQIVLTVRDVKGAVVRRLTAPREKGVQRMTWNLRYPAPNPTSLAPPPELDPWDRGPDGPPAIPGEYSVTLSKEVDGVVTDLAPPQKFKVVPLELATFAAKDKEARLAFNAKVSRLQRAAMGASRTADEAQTRIASLRKGLLDTPGADPAILKDLESLQQRMNGLLLALRGDSTRARRNEPQPPSISDRIGSVAGDQWYVSSPPTQTQVDDYKFAAEAFEKCLGELRALVETDLKKIEERMEQAGAPWTPGRLPTWKKE; from the coding sequence ATGATGGTCGCCATGTCGCTATTCTGTTTCCGTTCGATCGTCGTGTTGCTGCTGCTGTCGGCGCCCGTTCTGGCGGAAGAGCCGCCTGCGTCGGCGCCGGCCAGCGAGCCGGCCGACAAGGGCGGCCTGAGCGCCGAGACGCTGGCCGGGCTGAAGTTCCGCTGCATCGGTCCGGCGTTCACGTCGGGGCGCGTGGCTGATTTCGCGGTTCATCCGCAGAACCGCTCGACGTATTACGTCGCCGTCGCGTCGGGCGGCGTCTGGAAAACGACCAACGCCGGCGTGACCTACGCGCCGATCTTCGACGCACAAGGATCGTATTCGATCGGCTGCCTGGCGCTGGACCCGAAGAATCCGAACGTCATCTGGGTCGGCACGGGCGAGAACAACAGCCAGCGCAGCGTCGCCTTCGGCGACGGCGTCTATCGCTCGCGCGACGGAGGCAAGAACTGGGAGAACCTCGGGCTGCGCGAGTCCGAGCACATCGGCATGATCTCAATCGACCCGCGCGACTCCGATGTCGTCTACGTCGCCGCCCAGGGGCCGCTGTGGCGCTCCGGACCGGAGCGCGGGCTCTACAAGACGACCGACGGCGGAAAGTCGTGGCGGAAGATTCTCGATATCAGCGCGGACACGGGCGTCAATGAGATTCACATCCACCCTGCCGACCCCGACACGCTCTTCGCAACCGCCTACCAGCGCCGCCGGCACGTCTGGACGCTGATCGACGGCGGCCCCGAGTCGGCGCTGTACAAAAGCGGCGATGGGGGCGAGACCTGGCGCAAGATCACCGCTGGCCTGCCGAACGTCGACCTCGGCCGCATCGGCCTGGACATCGCCCCAGGCAACCCGGACATCGTTTACGCCATCGTCGAGGCCGCCGAGGGCAAGAGCGGCACGTACCGCTCGAGCGACCGCGGCGAAACGTGGGACAAACGCAGCGACTACGTCTCCTCCAGCCCGCAGTACTACAACGAATTCGTCTGCGACCCCGCCGACGCCGACCACGTCTATTCACTCGACACGTGGCTGATGGAAACGCTCGACGGCGGCAAGACCTTTCGCCGCGTGCGAAACACCAATCGCCACGTCGATGACCACGCCCTGTGGATCGACCCGAAAGACCCGGCCTACATGCTGATCGGCTGCGACGGCGGCATCTACGAGAGCTTCGACCGCGGCGAGAACTGGCGTCACATGCACCACCTGCCCGTCACCCAGTTCTACCGCGTCACCGTCGACAACTCGGCCCCGTTCTACTACGTCTACGGCGGCACGCAGGACAACAACACCGTCGGCGGGCCCTCGCGCACCACCGACCGCATCGGCATCGCCAACGAGCACTGGTTTGTCACCTGCGGCGGCGACGGCTTTGAAACGCAGGTCGATCCCGAAGACCCGAACATCGTCTACAGCCAGTCGCAGAACGGCGGGCTGGTGCGCTTTGATCGGCGGAGCGGTGAAGGAGTGGACATCCGTCCGCGCGAGAAGCCGGGCGATGCCGGTCTGCGCTGGAACTGGGACAGCCCGCTGATCATCAGCCCGCACAACCGCAAGCGGCTGTATTTCGCCTCGAACATCCTCTATCGCTCCGAAGACCAGGGCGGCGGCTGGACCGCCGTCAGTCCCGACCTGACGCGGCAGCTCGACCGCAACCAGCTTCTGGTGATGGGCAGGATTCAGAACGTCGACGCGGTCGCGAAGAGCAATTCCACCTCGTTCTACGGCAACTGCGTCTCACTGTGCGAATCGCCGGTGGTCGAGGGGCTGATCTACGTCGGCACGGACGACGGACTGGTGCAGGTCACGGAGGACGGCGGCACGAACTGGCGGAAGATCGACACGTTCCCCGGCGTGCCGCTGATGACGTACGTAAGCTGCCTGCGAGCTTCGCGGCACGCGCCCGACACGGTGTACGCTTCATTCGACAACCACAAGAACGGCGATTTCAAGCCCTACCTGCTCAAGAGCGCCGACCGCGGCAAGACCTGGACCTCGGTCGCCGGCAATCTTCCGCCGCGCGACACGGTCTACTCCATCGCCGAGGATCACGTCAGCGAGTCGCTGCTGTTTGTCGGCACGGAGTTCGGCGTTTACTGCACGGTGGACGGCGGCGAGAAGTGGCACAAGCTCAAGGGCGGCCTGCCGACGATCGCCGTACGCGATATTGACATTCAAGCCCGCGAAAACGACCTGGCGCTGGCCACGTTCGGCCGCGGCTTCTACATCCTCGACGACTACAGCCCGCTGCGGCAACTTTCGCCCGAGAAGCTGAAGGAAGACGCGGCGCTGATGCCGGTCAAGGACGCGCTCGCGTACATCGAGGCCAACCGCCTCGGTTCGCCCAACGGCAAGGGTTGGATGGGCGCCAGCTACTACGCCGCTGCAAATCCCCCGTTTGGGGCGACGATCACGTACTACCTGAAGGAAAAGCTCCAGTCGCGCAAGGAGAAGCGAAAGGAAGAGGAAAAGAAAGCCGCCAAGGAAGGTCGCACGCCGCCCTATCCGACCCTTGACGAGCTGCGGGCCGAGGACCAGGAGCGCGAGCCGCAGATTGTGCTCACCGTGCGCGATGTGAAGGGCGCGGTCGTTCGGCGGCTGACGGCGCCGCGGGAGAAGGGCGTGCAGCGCATGACGTGGAACCTGCGCTACCCGGCGCCGAATCCGACCAGCCTCGCGCCGCCGCCCGAGCTGGACCCGTGGGACCGCGGGCCGGATGGCCCTCCGGCGATACCCGGTGAATACAGCGTCACGCTCAGCAAGGAAGTGGACGGGGTCGTCACCGACCTCGCCCCGCCGCAGAAGTTCAAGGTCGTCCCGCTGGAGCTGGCCACGTTCGCCGCCAAGGACAAGGAAGCCCGCCTGGCGTTCAACGCCAAGGTCTCGCGCCTGCAGCGGGCCGCGATGGGCGCTTCGCGCACCGCCGACGAAGCCCAGACGCGCATCGCCAGCCTGCGCAAAGGGCTGCTCGACACGCCCGGCGCGGACCCGGCCATCCTGAAAGATCTTGAATCGCTCCAGCAGCGGATGAACGGGCTTCTCCTGGCGCTCCGCGGCGACTCCACCCGCGCCAGGCGCAACGAGCCGCAGCCGCCGTCGATCTCCGACCGCATCGGCTCGGTCGCAGGCGACCAATGGTACGTCAGTTCGCCGCCGACGCAGACGCAGGTCGACGATTACAAGTTCGCGGCGGAGGCGTTCGAGAAGTGCCTGGGTGAGTTGCGGGCGCTGGTCGAAACCGACCTGAAGAAGATCGAAGAGCGCATGGAACAGGCCGGCGCGCCGTGGACGCCGGGGCGGCTGCCGACGTGGAAGAAGGAGTAG